Within the Cyprinus carpio isolate SPL01 chromosome B18, ASM1834038v1, whole genome shotgun sequence genome, the region AAAATGCTAGGCTAAGAACTGCTAGCTTTCTATATATTGAGACTCAGTAGAAATTGCTCAGTACATCTCTGAATATTGATGCATCCATAGTCAGAAAGAGACTTTGAAAACACCTGACTACTAAATGATGCTGTTGATGCTCCaagttcattcattcactcactcacacattcactcGTTTTTGTTACTTACAGCTCTGTGACCTCCTGTTCTTCTTCCCAAGCCTCCTTATGTGTAAGCTGGCTGCTGCCGGTGCTTTTGCAGGTCCATATCCGCTCTGCATACCTGCGCAGTCGGGCTTCATACTCTCTGAACAATAGTGTTAAGGACAAAAGCAGTCGGGCTTCATACTCTCTGAACAATAGTGTTAAGGACAAAAGAACTCAAACACTACATCGCTTCCAGCTCTTCTAAAACCTCAAGAAGTATTTCCAATGTCATCTGAGAGAGACTCATTCACAATTAATGCATGCATGTAGCACAGCAGCTCAATAATTAAAgggccagcagcagcagcagaaactgcatgaacacatttttataatgaaacttgcaattaaaaacagtaatggtcaccaaaaacacaaaagcctcagcaaaataattatttcaagcactctgaaaaatgtaaatcatttcaGAGCCAAGTTAAATACTTGTGTATATGTCAATTTTGCATTGTTCATGTGATAAATGTGTATAAAAGCATACTTATTAGTGGTCACCCAACATGGGCTTTAATGATCAATGTCAGTATATCTAAAAACCTGGGTGTTTAATAACAGCAAACAAGATTTAGACAAaattagtttaaaacatttttttttttaactatgacATGGCTGTCAGTAGATTTTAGAACTGACACAAAGATGATGCTTATCAGAAGGTGTAACACTTCTTTTAATCAGACAAGCAAAACTTAATGGTAGATAGAGATAAgctcaaaatggccaaatatctGATTAATCAATATATTAGCCGATGTATTATTGTATCATTACATGTATAAAACGGTATGACATGACACCTCTCGGGATGCTAACCTTTAACTCAAAACGTGAGTCGAACACTAATTTGGCAGACCTAGAACAAACGTGAACCTAGAACGCACGCTAAATGATGGGAAAATAGTCTATTTTTAGGTGCTGACTTGGGTCTAAAAGCAGGCCTAAAGTTTAATCACGTGATTAAAGCTTGACGAACGAGTCAGGCAGCTTTGAAAAGTATAACCCGCAACCTCAATCGTTTAGCAATCTGAATAAAACTTCCCTTCATCCTTTCAGGAACACGCCTTCACTCTAAAGCCCGCCCTCCACGGACACGGCAACCAACCAGATGTCACGAAGCCCTAACGCGCAGAGTGACTGACAGGCAGTGAACGTGTCTGATTGGCTAGTTTTCTGATTCCGTAACACATGCAGGTCACTTTACTATTCATGCGGTTTATAGACAGGAGTAGTTTCTCTGGAAACCTAGTGCAGTGATATCtgtcagaataaataaataaaaacacgcTTAAATAGCATTTCAATTATCTAGTTatagtaacaaaaaaataattaattaaacagcaCACACCAGAGAAGTAATATCTTGGTTGCTAACGTCCTAAAGTTCATCTCTACACATCCTgtcactcatgaccaaattcacgTGGCGCGCGAAAAAACATCTCGCGCGCAAACGACCTCGCGCAGCAGCTGCACATGAACTCTCACATTCCCCTCCAGCAGCAGCCCGAGTTAAAACTGTGTGTACAATCATAATCACACTCTCCCAGCATATAGATAACTATTACACGGTTTCACTCAAAAGATGGTTGGCTGTTCAGGAGCGTCATTCTATAAGCTTGCATCACATATGTCTGTCTGTAAATAAGCGCGGGCTCGTTTGTGTCTCTTACACAAGATTGAGTCTAGGGCAGTTCGGATGAGAAACTGTTCAGTCAGACGTCACACACACTCTGCATCCTGAAGCTAGCTCGCTAGCACTAGCTCGCTCTAAAATACACAAGACAACAACAACCCCTCAACAACACGTAATACATCACGTTTCAATAatcaaaataagacaaatataacACGTAGCCCTGTCTTAAGAGTAAAGGCCCAGCTGATCTAAACGTCATGGTCACCATTAGCCGGTTAGCGTTACAATGAGATGCAGCGCGCAagatgaaaacaataataaacgcATAAATGCAAACCTCGCGCTCGCACACGCTCAGACTCCACGAGCCGCGTGGAAACAACGGATCGAGACTCTTGCGAGCACGTGCTTGTGTTTCTAGTGCTTGCGTGTTTGTAGTTGGTAGTGTAGGAAGTGATAATGTTTGTTCTTTGTTCCTGAAGGCCTCTTTAGTGTGATCGATGATGAACACCTCCTCTCCTGGGCCCGGCGGCTCCGACAGCGGCTTAACCAACGGGTACGGCTTCCGGCCTAGTAACGGTGCCATCGCCGGCTTGCTGTGGTCCTGGATATGTCTGCGAAGTGAACTACTGAACTAAGCCCCCCGTTCAATCTCAGCTTGAACTGAATATGCCGTGAAACCGCTCGTCTCAGCGGCGTAGCATCGGGCTAGGCTAGCGCGCGCTGCTTTACTTACTTTTAgggaaacaaaaccaaaacaaaagtaCGGTTTTATCAGCCAGTTACATCTCCCGTGTTAAATCCGCTAGTTTGAGGGAGCCGGTGGGGTCATGGTGAGATGCCTGAGGAGTGAGCGGAAGCTCCTGGGATTAAAGCGCGAAAGGCGGCCCCGTCAGAACTGGTATGGCGGGCTTTTCTTATGCCGCTCAGGTCCGTGTTGTAGTCGATTCTGCAGAGCAAAGCGACGTACCAATCCCCTATCCGCAGCGACTACAGACCGCGTAGATACTGTTTTGAGGGACTTGCTgattacataaacaaacaagagGGTTTATAGCCGATTGAAAAATGGCGGGAGTTCCTGCTACACCGGCAACATTCCGTACAACCTCAAAACTCCGTTACCCCGGTAGCCAGCGGAGACGCAAGAACAAGTCCCACCCATCGTCTCCAACGATTGGTTACTAAGAAACTACGACACAGATTGAGATATTTGATTGGCCGATTGAACTGTCAATTATACCTACTCCACCTCTCGTCAGAGCAACACCCCTCCAATCACAAATACAAGGAGTGTTTGGAAGCGTGGCTAGAGGTCAGTTTATGGTACATTCATAGatactttcaaaatgaaattatGCAGTTTGACTCATATACTTTAGTATTAACAacggacattttattttattttttaatataacatagTGAAAATAGCCAAATGCCTAGAGTAGCTGAAAGGCGCAGCGGTTGTagaatttaaaatgagacaaTAGAGACTGCACACGACAGTTTTGATCCAATTAAAGAGACAGTCTTGATTAATATGTTAATACCAGTCTTAGCAGTGAAGACAATGCACATTAAACAGGTTTTTCGCGGccacatatgaaataataaagcTCTGCCTAAAGCATATAAATAACGCCAAagcattaaatgtataaaaactcatttaaacattttattggaaTTATATAATTTCAAGAGAATCATAATATTGGGAATTGCCCTTAAAATCATTTCACATGTACAATAGTGTTCTATCTCTGCCACACAACTTTGCAAATGATGCAATCAGAGGAAACTGCATAAATCTAAAGTGGTTTTATTTTTCGATCTGTCTATGTCCAGGTACATTTTTACCAGGAAACACTGCATGGATCATAAACAAATATTtagctattatttattatttgaaaaatacttcAAAGGCTATGGAAAGTGGAAGTCTtcgtatttgaaatacaaatctgtgagtgacattaccatttaaaaaagatttattaaaaagtttggtAATTGGATGCAGTTCAATGAACAATAATACACAAATCAAGAAACAGATGACACAGATGTTATTTAAAACTGCCCTAAATGCagttgagtagtttttttttacaagaaaacaagaaaaacagtcCAATAAAACTTGTTTGTATAATCTTTAGAAATGCCACAAACACAAATCATCTTAAAATTCAACTGTTTTGCCATACTGCGTATAATAATCATTACTCCATGCAGTCACATGTATTATACTTAAAAAGTCCTTTCTCAATTTAGATTGAGAAACATGCAATATAACAGTTTATTTTCTAGATGCAATACAAACTGCTTTACCTTCATAAGAAAATACCTGACAAGCTCTAAGAGGATctttttaatgtacaaaaaagaaaataattcaagCTTTTTTCTTTATCTTAGACTGTTAACAGGAATTTCAGGCATTTGGCAGGTtgtaaaaagtctttaaaatgtacagtttagTCTCTTTCAGAAATACTTCTATACTTTTGACCTGCAATGTTCGGCATAGTGGTGCTAACTGAGAGTTGAGTTTTGCTCAGTGCAAACTCTTTTAAGCGGTGGGGCTCCAATCACATCCTCTTCCTCCTTTGAAAAAACAATAATGTCTTACATGGCATGCATTCAACCAAGTTGCTTTGAAAAGCAGAATCAGGGTTtgcataatatttacaatatgtgTTTTAATTCCCACAATGAATTAggtgaacatttatttgaagacTACAGTGGATGTTACCTGAGTAGAGAGAGTCAACACATCTTCTTTAATCAGAGTCGGGGGCTCATCCGTCACCTCACTGCTGGTTGTTGATGCTTCTAAATATGTGGTTACATCATGAAAAGTAAAACGTACAAATACGTATGTGAAATTAAGGATGCACCATCACTACTGTTCTCTTACATACTTGGGTGAATCTAACAAAACATGTCAAGAACATGCATACAATAAatcataattcaccccaaaataaaaaataaatataaaaatagtaaattaaatattaaagtaaatggtctatttagattttttgtgttGTGGCATTATTTTATGACAATTCGGCACAATTAAACCCTAAATTATCATTTCAGAATTTCATTATTGTAATATGGGGAAAAAAGTTTTATCCAGTTTCAGGATAATGGAGATTGAAAAAACGCAatcagaaaatacagtttatatatatatatatatttttttttacatttaaaatatttatatataatgtcaattatatgaatataaatatatacatggacatttttcaaaataatatttaaaaaatgtgtatgtatatatatttattttaattttatttattttatttttatcttgtatttaacttttattttggatgcgattaatcatgattaatcatttaacagcactaatatattatataatatattatataatatatatatataatatatatatatatatatataaaatatattatatatatatatatatatgctagtgaaaagtttggaataaataaggtttattaatgttttaaatgaagtctcttctgctcaccagcactgcatttattgatcaaaaatacagtaaaataataaattgtgaattgtgagtcttcagtctcacatgatccttcagaaattattctaatatgctattttgcagttcaattattattggtactcaattattaattttaattaatgttgaaaatagtttttactaCTTAATATAATACCCCATCAGCACATTATATGTTATTTGCATTATAATACTAATTTGCATTTGCTTTGAAGACCAACATTTTTTATCTACCTTGTCAGTTAGGTAAATAATCTTTTTACTGAATGTTTTTTCACTGGTGTGTCTCACCTCTCTCGGCGTCCATGGTCTCCTGTCCCAGGGTGGGCGGCTGGGAATCCTCTGTACGGAAGTAGTGTGCATGGGAAGGGCTCACTGCCTCACTCACATGCTGTGGACTGGAGTTGCTGCTGCTGTCCACTTTGGTATTAGACTGATAGGCATCTGACAGGAAACTCTGGTTACTGTTGTCATCTGTTTAGGAAAGTaaatgtatgaatgaaacatatttGCGTTAAGTCTCCTGAAGAAATATGTGAATTATGTTTAAGTACTCTACTTTAGCATACTGTAATGTTACAGTACATGCTATGGTAAGATAGATATGCAAACCACACTGTCAAGATGCAAGGTCGTTTATTAAACTAGAGCATAACAACACAAACCAGGGTTgcattatagagagagagagagaatgttctGAATTGTTTACAGAGGAAATATCAAGTTTCCTTGTGTTTGACATAAACATAACCTTAAGTCCTCTATTACCCTGAAAATCCAGTAGCACAGAGCGGGCGTTTTCCAAAACTACATCTGTAGGAAAGCCCTTCAGTTTCCTCACTGCAGTCCCTGACACTTTAGGCTTGTATAtctgcaagaaagaaaaaaaaggcattttgaaACTGAACACTGTTTATATATCTGAGAAGTGGACAGCTGCTCTAGATGACATGATATACACACCTGTTTAGTCTCTGTAACCGGGACCCATTTGAATATCCGTAGTGATGTGTCTCCCACTGTAACCCACTTTTTTTCCCTAAGAGGACAAACATGTTCCAGGTTAATATCACAAAAATGGCtatattaaaagaagaaaaaaaagaaatacaaattttAAGATGGTTTCTGCCATTTTCATTAGTAGTTAGCATTAGATACTCAAattaatacagtatgtgttttttacAACGcaataaaaagtacagtaaatacatatttatttatttaaataaaatatatttactattgTATTTATAGTTATCATAAGACTTAATTTATATGGAAAACCTACCATAAATTCTTGGCAGGTTTCGTGATATTCACAAGGATGTTCAACAGGGACTAactcaaattaatatataaaactgctcatttttacatttcagacaTTCCAGGCAGAAATGTATATTACAAAATCACTTCACTCCATTACGGACGTTTCTAAGACACgcccacatactgtatacagcGAGGCCCATTGGTTGCCTTGCTTGTCTGTCATGTTACTGAATGACGTCACCCTCCCCGCTACAAGTTTATTTTTGTAACGTGGAAGAAAAGAAACTTGTCTCCCTCTTCAAACAATCAACTTACCACCGACGGACCCTTTCGATTGCCGCCATCACTTTTTTGATATCATCTTTTGCACGGCTGCGTGTCTCCGCTCGCACGGACCGTCCCGacattttaatgggttttattagtttGTCAAGATCCCCTTTTTCTCGCCTTCCTTCGTCTGCGACTTGATTTCGCCCTGGCTTCGTCTTTGTCTCGCGAGACTTCATAACGAGCCACTGACACTgcctctttgcattttttttttttacattagccctgtttaatttttttgtaaatgtatttgcattctaaataattatttagaatCTGTTGTGTAATAACCACAATATGAGTGTGTATGACATTAAAAGAAGCTGTTACGTGCCTAAAATGCCCTCAACACACCACCAGATGGCAGAGTTTTCACTTAAAAAGACAGGATTACTGTGAGGTACATTTCATGCCTCTATCCCGTGATATTTGATAAACATGTtggacaaaatattaaaatcgcattttaaatatgtaaatggtgcaaaaaaagcaaaaatctaaatatttaatgcaaagaaaaaagaattaaaattatttgttttgcaatcaaaatgtttcaaattttgtgtattgttttaatatttacttcatattttaagactcatatttttacagaaatctcataaaacaatattaaattttaaaccaATCTCATAAAATATATTTGCCATCTCACGTTATCAGTAATTTTAAATGGCTGTGACACTGGCAACtactattaaaaattaacaaaaagacaaaacacataaTTCATTAGATTTTTATTACAGATTTTATTGATACTCTCCCTCTGCATGTTGACATTCAAACAAAATCCAGTCATTCAGAATTTATCGATcaaccttcacacacacactttacacatCAGAAGGCACACTGGGTTTCTGGAAAGCTGAATCTTTTGACTATCAAACAAACTACAGTTGTGTAGTTACACCATAGAACTCCACTGCAGCGATGAATACACCACATCACCCTCCACACTCTCATGCTTTCCACTCTCGCTGCGCTTCTGTGGAGAGCAAAGCAATACTGTTTTCTTCACATTGGAGCCCAGACGAGCTATAGCTAGAATATCACAGAGAGGCAGCTCTTCATCCATGGAGATGCATAATGCAATGAAATGAGCATGGAAACGCAGAGGATCACCTGCAAAATAAAGATCTCCAATGTTAAGCTCCACCGAAAATACATAATCAGTGAACAGATAGGCCTTGTTGACACAAACATACCTGGATACACCAGGAAATCTCCTCCAAACTTCCCTGCGGAGGTCAAGTAGAAGCCTTTGTTCCTCAGATCTCTGTAGACACAGAATCTAGTGTTAAGCGTTCATCTCTAGGCATTGGCCAATCAGTGGAATGGAAACTGCGTTCCTCTGGACAGTGGCTGAAGCCGGCGCGAGCGGTGCAGAGCTGGACTGCCATGGCTGACCACGGGAAGCGGAAAGCCTGGTCCAGTGCGTTAAGACGGTCTCTGATTGCACTGCCGGAGTCATCAGTGCCTGAGGGATCAGGGAGAGGAGTATTTAGTGTGTGAGGGATTATGTAAAGAACCAGGGCGATTTTaatgttaagcattatataaagaACCAGGGCGATTTTTGGTCTTAATAAGACTTTCTCTGATTATATTGACAGAGTCATCAGTGCCTGAGGGATGTGATACTGTATAGTTGATATTATTGTAGGATGTGTGTCAAAATATTTAATCTGAGCATAAGgcctaataaacctgctgctgtctgtgccaTTCATGTTAtcaaacattaacatttacattttattaatttattaaatttctgcagtatttattaattttatgctgTTGTTTGTTAATAGTGTAatactgaaaatttttttttaataattttttttatggactgtttacttgtcttcaatAATGTTTTAATCTTATATTAGTTTGGCTAGTAGTTCATGCTGTGTTATTGAAATTTGAATTGGCAGTTGTGAAATTTAACTGGTATCTAATATTTTGGTCCCATAACAACCTTATTTATTAACATACAAGGTTACATGGatcaaaaactaattttattatttgtatgtaatCTTAAATTTTGCTTTGGATGTGAGGTTTGGCCagttaagaaatgtaaaaattgggcagttaaattagatttttttttaaccataaataggTCAAGAGCATTATTTGCGAGGTGGATACTGCCTGTCAGCTCATCAATACAATTCAGTCAAAGGATTTAACTAATTTCAAATTATTCTATGTGAAATGTAGAATTGTATTGTAtgtgaaaacgaaaaaaaaaaaaacaagtattttaacatttattctagCCCCTCAAACATCAACTGTAACTGCACTACTTCAAacaaattgttgttatttttccccccaaaagtTAGAATTATTCTCTGTGGTAATCAGCAGAATGCCACATATTTTGTCTGCAAATCCAAAAATTAAACCTGGAACATTAATATGAACAATAAGACGTATAGTGATACAAATATGGTTAATACATTCTTGTATAAAATTCAAAAGTTAGTTTTTTTAGTGTAAATACTATGGCCATAGACACTATTGGCAAGAAGAATACTAAATGCCATACTATTGGCACAACAGACACTTATGCCAAAAGAAAATAAGCATCTGAATATGTAAATAGGAGAAgtgtaaaataaatttgattttgctCAGCACTGTCTTCTTGTCCTCCAGGGCCAGAGCACACTGCTCCTTATAACTGCTCTCCAGACCAGCCTCATACTGTCTCACAGCCTCCAGATGCCTCTCCTCACCTCCACAATCCTGATGAAAATAatcataatacacacacatacatcactcaCAAagtataagatagatagatagatagatagatagatagatggatggttAGATTGATGACAGCTATGTGTGTATGTAGGGTTGATGTGTTGTATCTGTCGCTTTGTATAAGGTGCGTTTTTAGCAATACTTTCTTGTATATGAACAGATGGGTTTTTGAAGGAGGAGCGTTGTTCGTATGCTGACGGGCCAGAGAGCCCACCAGAGCCCCGATCACACCCACAGATCTGACCCTTTTCATGTCCGACACCTTCCACAACAGAGGAGTGGATCCGCAAAAGCTGATGTCTATCAAAGCATCTCTTGATGGCTGATGCTCACTTTCACTTCGGGTATCCATGTCCTCTTTCACTTGCACGCTTGATGACCGCTGAGTCTTCACTCCTGCTGGATCCCATCCATCACTCCTCCGAAACACACCTGGGTGTCTCTACACGGGACTGTCGACTTTTTAAGCTGTGCTTCCGCTCTGTAATGAATTTGCCGAGACTTTTTGTATTGGTACTAAATATGATAACAGTAAATACATGGCGACCATATGCAAAGTATAACTAACGTTATACAAGAAGCGAATTTAAGTAACATGATTGCACTGATGACACAGAGAGCCTGTTTGAAAAACAACTCATGGTTACGTTCACCTCGCGCTGCCTCCACATGAATGTTAATTCAGAATCTGCTGAAATCTACTTTCACATTAAagattaattacaaagaaacagaacaaaaatcaCATTGCGATTCACAACACGCGAGCTCGCTGTCTGTACAAGACACTTCCCTTGCAAAGCTTACCACGTGACCTTGATCTCTGCTTGAATAGCGCGCGCCATCTGGTGCTCCTCTAAAAGTTACACGCTCGGTTATCTTTACATTCATGGTTTTAAAAAAGCCTCATACGGCAAATCATTAGGAATATTGTAtaactaatatattttaataattaaaaaaaaatcatgtaatctcCCTCAAAAGATCCAGTACATGACATTAGCCGCTTTTTCTTGTTATATCTCTTACTTTTTCATCGCTGTTTAGGATgaaccaagcacacacacacaacacaagtgGATACCATATTTATTTAATCGTTTTAGTAtctatttttgagttttttgtattttttttaggttttaattcTTATTGATTAAACGTctcctacaacaacaacaacaccaatcCATTCTGAAAGATTAATGTGATTAAGTGCATTCGGTCTTCTGAGCCACCGTCAAAGTACATCCTTGATAATATGTACATATTTAGTTATTGGATACATTTACATAACCgtttatatttcataatgaaTACAATTGCCTAAAACATACACTGAGAATTAGCGTAAACATCAATCAGTGGAATTAATAAATTGGCACAAAATCATATAAAGAAAGATGAAAACGtaaatcaaatatgaaataaatcaaatacagaaCTGTAGTTCTGCACATTTTATAAGTTTGAATATCCAAATTTCAAAACTGATTTAATTAATACAGCAGTCTACTACACACACCCAAAAACAGGTTTAACACCAGCTGGCCCACTTAACAGCATGTGTTTTTATTGGTCGATGACTGCAGAATATCTGCAAGTAATCATTCTTAGCCGAGGACTGCGGGGCTGTGGGTATAGAGTGAGTTTCATCCGTAATTATTAGCCGAGGACTGTGGCGCTGTGGATCAGCAGACACACTGCGTTCAGTGCAAACCTTCATTAACGCCATCTCACACACCAATGCCTCGCATCACACACCTAGAGGAAAAAGATAAAAGTGTGATGTATGAGGTTTTTAGTGAAACTTTAACACTCACAGAAACCCTGTGGACACATTTAATATCTTTATATGGTTGCATAAAAACTACCAGACTTCCCACAAGCCACAGCGGTCGGTTTAGTTCCTACAGCTCTACGCGCGTCTGTGTGGGAGCGAGTCCATGTGTGCGCTCAGCTTCATCTCATTCTCAAGGATCTGCACCAGCTGCTGCATGGAGGGCAGGTGTCCTGACTGCAGCTTTGACCACACGGGCACATCTgtgagcacatacacacacacgcagaggaAACATCACTAGGATGACACATCACATAGTTTTAACAGCGTGAAATAATCGCACTGCTATATTTTGATCTGTAATTAATCATCAGTCTTACCATTAAGTGTGACTTCAAAGGCTCCAGTGGACATGCACTGGTTTTCTATCATGTTGCTGAGGAAGAACACCATCATGCAGGCATATAtcttaacaaaaacacaacaaaccgaggtcacaaacacaactcaaacattttaaatgtgccCTGTAATTTCAGTTGAGCCAGCACGGTAAAATCAATCAGTGACTTCAAAGCTCAAAGGTTCTTACAGGAAAAGAGTCTCACTCACTGAACtgtgaataaaaatgtgtttattaataaaatagggGGACATTCGAATGAGAAAACAACCACTGAAATTGAGGTATACAGAGTAATACCTTCTTCCTTTTTGCATCACTGACATCTTACTATGAATAAAACAAGAGCATGGATGCACATGAATTAACATATCTATTTGCTCAAAATTTGGCTTTTCTTGTGGTAGTACCTCTAATATTAAGGCCTAATGTCCAGTTTAACACCCTCTGTGGTGGCACACAATCCATAACACGGAATGGGCAGAAAGCATAAAATTGGGCAAGATTAagagtctataaaaaaaaaaaaaaaaaaaaaaaaaagtttaaaagcatttaaaatttggCTTTTGTCAGGGCAGTATGCCATATTTCAAGGCC harbors:
- the bcl7bb gene encoding B-cell CLL/lymphoma 7 protein family member B-B, whose product is MKSRETKTKPGRNQVADEGRREKGDLDKLIKPIKMSGRSVRAETRSRAKDDIKKVMAAIERVRRWEKKWVTVGDTSLRIFKWVPVTETKQIYKPKVSGTAVRKLKGFPTDVVLENARSVLLDFQDDNSNQSFLSDAYQSNTKVDSSSNSSPQHVSEAVSPSHAHYFRTEDSQPPTLGQETMDAEREASTTSSEVTDEPPTLIKEDVLTLSTQEEEDVIGAPPLKRVCTEQNSTLS
- the tsen34 gene encoding LOW QUALITY PROTEIN: tRNA-splicing endonuclease subunit Sen34 (The sequence of the model RefSeq protein was modified relative to this genomic sequence to represent the inferred CDS: inserted 1 base in 1 codon), coding for MKRHPGVFRRSDGWDPAGVKTQRSSSVQVKEDMDTRSESEHQPSRDALIDISFCGSTPLLWKVSDMKRVRSVGVIGALVGSLARQHTNNAPPSKTHLFIYKKVLLKTHLIQSDRYNTSTLHTHIADCGGEERHLEAVRQYEAGLESSYKEQCALALEDKKTVLSKTLNTPLPDPSGTDDSGSAIRDRLNALDQAFRFPWSAMAVQLCTARAGFSHCPEERSFHSTDWPMPRDEXLNTRFCVYRDLRNKGFYLTSAGKFGGDFLVYPGDPLRFHAHFIALCISMDEELPLCDILAIARLGSNVKKTVLLCSPQKRSESGKHESVEGDVVYSSLQWSSMV